DNA from Capsicum annuum cultivar UCD-10X-F1 unplaced genomic scaffold, UCD10Xv1.1 ctg73702, whole genome shotgun sequence:
GAATCCATGTCCTAGGTGTATCAAAAAACATTCTTTTCGCTAAGCGTGTATAATAAAATAGAGTGAAAAGGTCCACCCCGAAACCAAGGGGGTACTAACTAACAGCTGAGTCCTCTCCGAACCGCAGGAGATAGTTGCCCATCATACGGCTCACCAACTTCACTTGCCTCTATGGGAGGCTCACTTCGGGCAGGTTCGGATCACTTATAATACACGGGCTCTACGAAGGAAGGGGTTGGTTTAGGAGCGTTTTCAATATGATTCTTTTCCTGTATTTGTTCGATGAGAAATGCGAGTCTGTTTTGTCCACTTTCTTCATCCCCCTCtatcaaaatgatcaaaaaggaagGCGAGCTTGCTTCTTATTCTCGTGTTTGATCTCTTCCATCTCTGCCTGGCTTGTTGTTACCTATGTTGAAGAAAGGTTTGGAACCTTGTAGAGAATGAAGAGGGGCTAAGGATCTTCCTCTCAACAGTGCTTTTCGAGGCTCCACTCTCCCTCCTGAATAAGTAAGGCCCCATTAAGCCTGGGCGAAGATGGGGATAAAGAGTAAGGATTGAAGCCCCCTTAGCTCTGCCAGGCACTGGACAGGGGTCAGCTCTGTAAATGTGTAGAGCCAAGTGTAGTGTGGTGTAGTAGTAGGCACTTCTAGGCCCCTTCCCGGCTACTGGATCACTCCAGTGCTTCGGGTACTACGGACCCTCTGCCATCCATTACAGCAGAGCCTTTTCATGGGCGGGGGGGCTAAGGCAGTTCTTTGAATCAAAGGTTGAATGAAACCGATTCTTTTTTAGATAGAAAAATCGAAATCGGATAGGATAGATGGATGGATCTATCTTTCTATTcatatatattactaatataaATGGATTTATATAGTGTTGTAGCGTAGCAAGAAGCCCCAAATCCTTGATTTGGCCAGGAAAGACTGCACTGCTTTGGGCCCAGGAAGCGAAGGGAATGAGCTCGGCTGCTTCTCCTCCACACTTCTTTTTCTCCGTGCCCGTTCCGCATGCGCTTCGCGTGCCATTGGCGCTttgctctcctcttattcttcATTGGACGGTTCGGATAGACTTCGCTGTTCTTTCCCAACTAAAATCGAAAGGGCTGTATCACATTGAGATGTCGATTCGTTTTCCGCCTCCAATGAGATGGGGAATTTTTCACCCCCTATTTAGACTTTTGGGCCCTTCATCTTTTTGAATCGAGACCCAGCCCGGCTAGCATCGTTCCAACAACCGGCGGGGAGCACCTCAGTATACGATCGCGCGCAGTAACTGGGAGTCCTATTACACCTAAGGCCAACTTCAATTCACCAAACCAAAGTTCATCTCTTGTAGTCATTGTGGACTCTTACAAGGATATTGAGTAGACGGTTGATGTATCAGACTCGACCCTATCTTTCGTAGCATGCATTCCCATCCGTGTCGCAACTGATTCGGTAAGCTACGTGTCCGGTGCATGGAGAACTGCCTTCGGTCCCCCTTTCTTACTTACTCGTGGCAACCTTCCGGCCGCCCAACGACCTATAACGCTAGTCACTACTCCCACTTGGGCTAGGAAGTAAGCCCCGTAACCCAAAGCGGCGAAGAACAAATAGAATTTGCTACAAAAATCGGCTAACGGGGGTATTCCTGCATATGAGAACATAGTAATGGAGAAGGTAATAGCCAAAATAGAATTCGTTTTGGCTAGAGCGCCCAAATCAGCTATATATTTGACACGGGTTTGCCGTAATGCTAAAACTATGGCGAATGCATCTATCGTCGTTGATGCATAAATAAAGATACCAATTACTAGTGGTTGAATTCCTTCTATGGTTCCACATGAGAAACCAGTACGAATATAACCTACATGTCTATTTGAACTATGAGCTAAAAGTCTTTTTACTTTCGTTTGGGCCATGGCGGCCAGTGCTCCTAAGATCATAGAAGCAATGCTGCagaaaaagaagatttgttgCAATGTAGCTCCATAAGAACCATAAATAGAAACATGTGAAATAT
Protein-coding regions in this window:
- the LOC124894406 gene encoding NADH-ubiquinone oxidoreductase chain 2-like; protein product: MWAPDIYEGSPTLVTTFLSIAPKISISANISHVSIYGSYGATLQQIFFFCSIASMILGALAAMAQTKVKRLLAHSSNRHVGYIRTGFSCGTIEGIQPLVIGIFIYASTTIDAFAIVLALRQTRVKYIADLGALAKTNSILAITFSITMFSYAGIPPLADFCSKFYLFFAALGYGAYFLAQVGVVTSVIGRWAAGRLPRVSKKGGPKAVLHAPDT